The DNA sequence GAACCTCTCTGATGCTCAGGCCGGACTGTGCGATAGGCTTCATGGACTTCCCTGGAGAGAAAGTACACCACCGGTTGCCCGCAGTAGATGAGCACCGGTTTTGAACTGGACAGCACCGGAGCCCAGAACTGCTCAACGACACCCGCCGGCCGAAGCGTCTGGGCGATCCACACCCCGCCGGCCACGAGGCCCACCAGCAGCACAACTGCCATCGCGACCCACGGCAATCTGTACGGGGTTGGTGCGGTAGTTTCGACGGCTACCGGCGCGAAATGGAACTCGGCTCGATAGGAACCGGCCGGCAGATCGATTCGAACGGCGCTCGAATCTGTACACTCCTGGTGATATTGCGCCAGCCGTTTCCGGATCTCCGTGGCTCGCACCCGTACGATGGGGTCCTCACCGGTATCGTAATCGGGAGCCCGTTCGAAGACCTCGATCCCGATGTTGCGTTCCTTGAGTTGATCGTCCTGCCCGTGCAAGCTGTGCTCCACGACATAGCGCAGGAAGCGCTGGCTTTGCTTGCTGTTGCGGAAACTGGGGCTCGACAGCAGTAGTTCCAGCGCGGTGCGCACTTCCGCCCGCTTCTGCTCGCTGAGACCTACATCGATTGTTTCCGCCGCTTTGGAGCGCATCGTAACGGTGCTTTACCGTCCTTTTCTCTGCACAGAGCATACCGCAAATCGGGCTGGATTTCGTTGGTCTTTCGCGGGATTCCACCGAGCGGATCCGTAGAGCACTTTCCGGCGATTCACCCGGACGCGCACACTCCGGGTGCCGGTGAACGAGATGCTCTTCCAACAGACAGCACGGCAAAGTCTCCTACACATCGCCCGGCGCGCGATGGCCTGCGAGTTCTCCATGCTCTTTCCGGGCCGGACCGGAAACGCGGTCGATGCCGGCTGCGCCGCTCTGGACGAAGTTGACCGTCTGGAGGACCTCCTCTCGGTCTATCGGGCGGATAGTGAGTTGACCCGCTTGAACCGTTCGGACCTCCCGGAGCGGCGTACGGTGCGCGAAGTGTACGCGATTCTGCGGCTATGCGCCGGCCTGTGGGCGCAAACGGACGGTGGTTTTGACGCCGCCACGGCCACGCTCGTGCGCATCTGGGGCTTCTTCCGTGGTCCGCGCAGGGTGCCTTCGACGGAAGAGATCCAGCGAGCGTTGTCCGCTAGTGGTAGCCGCCACGTCTACTTCCCCCAAACGGAATTGACCGTCGGGTTCCACCGCCCGGATGTGGAGTTCAACCTTGGGGCAATCGGCAAGGGATACGCCATTGACGGCGCCATCCGGTTGATGTGGAACGGCTTCGGGATCCGCTCCTGCCTGATGCAGGCGGGGCAGAGCAGCCTGTTTGGCCTGGGCACGCCGCCCGGAGAGCCTCGGGGCTGGGGCGTCGACATCGGTGATCCTTACGGTTCGGGCCGGGCGGTAGCCCGGGTCTGGCTGCGCAACCGGGCGATGGGCACCTCCGGCGCGGCCAATCAATACTTCGAGGTCGATGGCCGGCGGTACGGCCACATCCTCGACCCCAGAACCGGGTGGCCGGCCGAGAAACTGGCCAGCGCGACAGCGATCGCCCGGCGTGCGGCCGAGGCGGATGCGCTCTCGACCGCCTTCTATGTCAACGGAACGGAGTGGGTTCGTGGCTTCTGTGCAGCCCATCGTGATATCGGCGCCGTGCTGGTGCCGCTGAAATCAGACAAGTCCGCGTGCGGGCCCATCGT is a window from the uncultured Paludibaculum sp. genome containing:
- a CDS encoding FAD:protein FMN transferase; amino-acid sequence: MLFQQTARQSLLHIARRAMACEFSMLFPGRTGNAVDAGCAALDEVDRLEDLLSVYRADSELTRLNRSDLPERRTVREVYAILRLCAGLWAQTDGGFDAATATLVRIWGFFRGPRRVPSTEEIQRALSASGSRHVYFPQTELTVGFHRPDVEFNLGAIGKGYAIDGAIRLMWNGFGIRSCLMQAGQSSLFGLGTPPGEPRGWGVDIGDPYGSGRAVARVWLRNRAMGTSGAANQYFEVDGRRYGHILDPRTGWPAEKLASATAIARRAAEADALSTAFYVNGTEWVRGFCAAHRDIGAVLVPLKSDKSACGPIVLGPAEVEVSA